A stretch of the Pseudomonas helvetica genome encodes the following:
- a CDS encoding zf-HC2 domain-containing protein → MLTCKEQVARSSDYLDGQLSFRERLMVRHHLMFCPNCRRFIRQMRLMQATLRAMPEKPLPGVDELAARLAAERQKGSQ, encoded by the coding sequence ATGTTGACCTGTAAGGAACAAGTAGCGCGGTCCAGCGATTATCTCGATGGCCAGTTGAGCTTTCGTGAGCGGCTGATGGTGCGCCATCATTTGATGTTTTGCCCCAATTGCCGACGGTTCATCCGACAGATGCGCCTGATGCAGGCGACCTTGCGCGCCATGCCCGAAAAACCGCTTCCCGGTGTCGACGAACTCGCCGCGCGGTTGGCCGCCGAACGGCAAAAGGGTAGCCAGTAG